One segment of Pseudoalteromonas rubra DNA contains the following:
- a CDS encoding DeoR/GlpR family DNA-binding transcription regulator, producing the protein MTKRNTQQRRHTILAMVNSQGEVSVEALASEFATSEVTIRKDLTALEKSGLLLRRYGGAVALPQEIVAKGDDERDTLRKVAIARAAATLIKDHHRIIIDSGRTTAAMIPELAQKRGLVVMTNAINIANRLLALENEPTLLMTGGTWDPHSESFQGQVAEQVLRSYDFDTLFIGADGIDVARGTTTFNELVGLSQVMAEAARDVVVLVESEKIGRRIPNLELPWDQVTTLITDNNLAADLRQAIEARGVQLICAEVE; encoded by the coding sequence ATGACCAAACGCAATACACAACAACGCAGACATACAATCCTTGCCATGGTGAATTCTCAGGGCGAAGTCAGTGTAGAGGCATTAGCCAGTGAATTTGCCACATCAGAAGTTACGATTCGAAAGGATTTAACCGCATTGGAAAAAAGCGGCCTGTTACTGCGTCGCTACGGTGGTGCGGTGGCGCTGCCACAAGAGATAGTCGCCAAAGGCGATGATGAGCGCGATACGCTACGTAAAGTGGCAATCGCCAGAGCGGCAGCTACATTGATTAAAGATCATCACCGCATCATCATCGACAGCGGCCGCACAACGGCGGCGATGATCCCGGAGCTGGCGCAAAAGCGCGGGCTGGTGGTGATGACCAATGCCATTAATATTGCCAACCGCTTGTTGGCACTGGAAAACGAGCCAACCTTATTGATGACCGGTGGCACCTGGGACCCGCATTCGGAGTCTTTTCAGGGGCAGGTTGCCGAGCAAGTTTTGCGCTCTTACGATTTTGACACCCTGTTCATCGGTGCCGATGGCATTGATGTAGCAAGGGGCACCACCACGTTCAACGAACTGGTGGGACTTAGCCAGGTCATGGCCGAAGCGGCCCGTGACGTGGTTGTACTGGTCGAATCTGAAAAGATCGGCCGCAGAATACCGAATTTAGAATTGCCCTGGGATCAGGTCACGACCTTGATCACCGACAACAACCTGGCTGCTGACTTGCGCCAGGCGATCGAGGCCCGTGGCGTGCAGTTGATCTGTGCAGAGGTAGAGTGA
- a CDS encoding LytTR family DNA-binding domain-containing protein, producing MSARIRQEWLLSLCGWTLVIGFLTFIDLLHDWSVPEDERLNNPLWWAVQEWGLWYLLSPLVFRALAQLEPAPRVNTHLFLKIMAGAYLIAMLLQALFDLVALDDPIAYTLYYFAPAHLLVLFVLTILWHTQFRTIAEQNQAHPVLWADQGKDKAPVAFDDITHVTAASNYMEIHTRTQQYLKRGTLKELMAQLPPQFIRTHRSHVVNLYAIDRIQNKPSGSAIIQLSGGAQVALSKGYKQDVKARFAQKV from the coding sequence GTGTCGGCTCGGATCAGACAAGAATGGCTACTTTCGCTGTGCGGCTGGACGCTGGTGATTGGCTTTCTGACCTTTATAGACTTGCTACACGACTGGTCGGTCCCAGAAGACGAGCGCCTCAATAACCCGCTGTGGTGGGCGGTGCAGGAATGGGGGCTATGGTATCTGTTGTCTCCGTTGGTTTTCCGCGCACTGGCGCAGCTTGAGCCAGCTCCCCGGGTAAACACCCATTTATTTTTAAAAATCATGGCAGGCGCCTACCTCATAGCCATGCTGTTACAGGCTCTATTTGATCTGGTGGCACTGGACGACCCCATCGCCTATACCCTCTATTACTTTGCGCCGGCACATCTACTGGTCCTGTTTGTCCTCACCATTTTGTGGCACACCCAATTTCGCACCATTGCAGAACAAAACCAGGCGCATCCGGTGCTGTGGGCAGATCAGGGCAAAGACAAAGCGCCGGTCGCGTTTGATGATATTACTCATGTCACGGCGGCCAGTAACTATATGGAGATCCATACGCGCACACAGCAATACCTAAAACGTGGCACACTCAAAGAGCTGATGGCACAGCTGCCACCTCAGTTTATTCGTACCCACCGCTCCCATGTGGTCAACCTGTACGCCATCGACAGGATCCAGAACAAGCCGTCTGGTAGTGCCATTATTCAGCTCAGCGGTGGTGCTCAGGTTGCGCTAAGTAAAGGCTATAAACAGGATGTAAAAGCACGGTTTGCACAAAAAGTCTGA
- a CDS encoding TonB-dependent receptor: MYPIKSALLSSLLVCTLFTPVYAQQQADKVFDQATLAQFNAQHALDLLNQLPTFVLSEGNNERGLSGASSNVLIDGTVPLSKSDSIETLLRQLPISHIASLALYTGQHPFSQLSEYTQVVNITTKAQGATLDWRAKLQSQHSYHELSEAMLSMQTRLARWQHTMSVKWVNNHAYSSGELALFSDPLQQQAPEVQQEHFSERQQGAQLALISRKQLEHGTLQLNASAQHIDWLTRYRWTPTAPAPMNGTTDDEAEKEYELGFDWLRETASEWQLQLTGLARREQSDLSIQEWQRLEPALTTFEQREHAREQVLRLAYGNPTHALQPSIGIEGSYNSVTADTQDDGDVLSSKVTETRFEPFLAASWQIAPQWQVSGKLALEQATLKSGIHAEQTLKHRLLKPQLKLGYDLSEASQLTFSAQHQVEQLDFGLFQTSQSSGFVRTQNGSEQLKPMQYTELMLTWQYARADLFEFTLSPLYQWQQDIHEYQLQANGNGAIANAGRARYFGLDSEWSFNTSRLLSASRIELSYTWRDARYEDPLTGTRPITDLTPHELIIGFRRDQTRLSWGVEAFLPTRLREYFHDEVFTERASTELSAFVQTQIGQGLSLRAEMNTLNNAKYQYVRALYAPDRSQPLASKEVLDENIQPQFSLTLSGRL; this comes from the coding sequence ATGTATCCAATTAAATCAGCTCTGCTGTCCTCGCTGCTGGTGTGCACCCTGTTTACACCGGTTTATGCGCAGCAGCAGGCCGACAAAGTGTTTGATCAGGCTACGCTGGCCCAGTTTAATGCCCAGCATGCCCTGGATCTGCTCAACCAGCTGCCCACTTTCGTGCTGAGCGAAGGCAACAATGAGCGTGGCCTCAGCGGTGCCAGCAGCAATGTGCTGATCGATGGCACCGTACCCTTGTCCAAATCCGATTCCATTGAAACCCTGCTGCGTCAGCTGCCAATCAGTCACATAGCCAGCCTAGCACTCTATACCGGCCAACATCCGTTCAGCCAGCTCAGTGAATACACTCAGGTGGTGAACATCACAACCAAAGCTCAGGGTGCCACCCTTGACTGGCGCGCCAAATTGCAGTCACAGCACAGCTACCATGAGCTGAGCGAAGCCATGCTGAGTATGCAAACCCGACTTGCTCGGTGGCAACACACGATGAGCGTGAAATGGGTGAACAACCATGCCTATTCGTCTGGTGAACTGGCGCTGTTTTCCGATCCACTGCAACAGCAGGCCCCTGAGGTGCAGCAGGAGCATTTTTCTGAACGGCAACAGGGGGCTCAGCTCGCTCTGATCAGTCGTAAACAGCTCGAACACGGCACATTGCAACTGAATGCTTCGGCACAACACATCGACTGGCTGACCCGCTATCGCTGGACACCAACTGCACCTGCCCCCATGAATGGCACAACCGACGACGAAGCGGAGAAGGAATACGAGCTGGGTTTTGACTGGCTAAGAGAGACAGCCTCAGAGTGGCAGCTTCAGCTCACAGGCCTTGCCAGACGTGAGCAATCGGACTTGTCTATACAGGAATGGCAACGCCTGGAACCGGCATTAACCACCTTTGAGCAACGTGAGCATGCGCGCGAGCAGGTACTCAGACTGGCTTATGGCAACCCGACCCATGCGCTGCAACCCAGTATCGGTATCGAAGGCAGCTACAACTCGGTCACCGCCGACACACAGGACGATGGCGACGTGCTCAGCAGCAAGGTCACCGAAACACGATTTGAGCCGTTTCTGGCCGCCAGCTGGCAAATTGCACCGCAATGGCAAGTATCGGGCAAACTCGCGCTGGAGCAGGCAACCCTGAAATCCGGTATTCACGCTGAGCAGACGTTAAAACATCGCCTGTTAAAGCCTCAGCTTAAACTTGGCTACGACCTCAGTGAAGCCTCACAACTGACTTTCAGCGCTCAGCACCAGGTCGAGCAGCTGGACTTTGGACTGTTTCAGACTTCCCAGAGCAGTGGCTTTGTGCGCACGCAAAATGGCAGCGAGCAGCTCAAACCCATGCAGTACACCGAGCTGATGCTCACCTGGCAATATGCCCGGGCCGATCTGTTTGAGTTTACGCTCAGCCCGCTTTATCAGTGGCAACAGGATATCCACGAATATCAGCTGCAAGCCAATGGCAATGGTGCCATCGCTAACGCCGGGCGCGCCCGCTACTTTGGTCTGGACAGCGAGTGGAGCTTTAATACCAGCCGCCTGCTCAGTGCCAGCCGCATTGAACTGAGCTACACCTGGCGCGATGCGCGTTATGAAGACCCATTGACAGGCACGCGACCCATTACAGATCTGACCCCGCACGAGTTGATCATTGGGTTCCGTCGCGATCAAACTCGGTTATCCTGGGGCGTTGAGGCCTTTTTGCCTACCCGTCTGCGAGAATATTTTCATGATGAAGTTTTTACAGAGCGCGCCAGTACTGAGCTCAGTGCATTTGTACAGACCCAGATTGGACAGGGGTTGTCACTCAGGGCCGAGATGAACACCTTGAATAACGCAAAATATCAATATGTCAGAGCACTTTACGCGCCGGACCGCAGCCAGCCACTGGCAAGTAAAGAAGTGCTGGATGAAAATATCCAGCCGCAATTCAGCCTGACACTCAGTGGCCGCCTCTAG
- a CDS encoding pepsin/retropepsin-like aspartic protease family protein, which yields MTRLIGFLLIILVSACTQASITPWIPFELDNGHIKVPVTVAGKQSMAILDTGAQLNAINQNFIDFHQLNLAHHGHVQIQGVHDTERRKQYANVDVEIFGIKTKLSQLAGINMGNAQNSLLIGSGFFSQFVVQIDYPNSRIRMVTRDVINVAKHENIKTQPHKGSGLPIVQVEMAGKKVWLLLDTGSNSGVLISRRLAEGLDLIGPEDKQMVSQGVNAQSALRATQLEELTFGPFVLSNVQLAYPEKGHKLTSLKQYAHTSSMIKGKRVKGILGYDVLKHFLVTLDYARGNMHLSVPEKL from the coding sequence ATGACAAGACTCATCGGCTTTTTGCTCATCATTTTGGTATCGGCATGCACGCAGGCCAGCATCACCCCCTGGATCCCATTTGAGCTGGACAATGGCCACATAAAAGTCCCGGTGACGGTGGCTGGAAAACAAAGCATGGCTATCCTGGACACCGGTGCCCAGCTCAACGCCATCAACCAGAATTTTATCGACTTCCACCAACTGAACCTGGCGCACCATGGCCATGTCCAGATCCAGGGAGTGCATGATACTGAACGCAGAAAGCAATATGCCAATGTCGACGTGGAGATATTTGGGATCAAAACCAAACTGAGCCAGCTGGCAGGAATAAACATGGGCAATGCGCAGAACAGCCTGCTGATTGGCTCGGGGTTTTTCAGCCAGTTTGTGGTTCAGATTGACTACCCCAACAGCCGCATACGTATGGTGACCCGAGATGTGATAAACGTCGCCAAGCACGAAAACATCAAAACCCAGCCACACAAAGGCTCTGGTTTACCGATTGTTCAGGTTGAGATGGCTGGCAAAAAAGTCTGGCTGTTACTGGATACCGGCAGCAACAGCGGCGTGTTGATTAGTCGCCGCCTTGCCGAGGGGCTGGACTTGATCGGGCCGGAAGACAAGCAAATGGTGTCGCAGGGTGTCAATGCGCAAAGTGCGCTGCGAGCCACCCAACTGGAAGAACTCACATTCGGTCCATTTGTGTTGTCAAACGTACAACTTGCCTACCCGGAAAAAGGCCATAAACTCACTTCCCTTAAGCAATATGCACACACTTCAAGCATGATCAAAGGCAAAAGAGTCAAAGGCATACTTGGCTACGATGTGCTTAAGCATTTTCTGGTTACACTGGACTATGCACGTGGCAACATGCATTTGAGCGTACCAGAGAAGCTCTGA
- a CDS encoding aminoacyl-tRNA deacylase codes for MTHRISAYLDTHLIPYRVIEHVESQSSFGSAYLSQIPLPQLAKAVMLEDHESKRLMAVLPANYKISLSSLSDALKRRFHLMKERQVYRLFSDCSPGAVPPIADAYHLDTVYDDLLLNQPHVYIESGDHRHLLKLAQADFRQLMENAKHLRFSHETMH; via the coding sequence ATGACTCATCGTATCAGTGCCTACTTAGACACACACCTCATCCCTTATCGCGTCATCGAACACGTCGAAAGTCAGTCGTCGTTTGGTTCAGCTTATCTTAGCCAGATCCCCTTACCCCAATTGGCCAAAGCGGTAATGCTGGAAGACCACGAAAGTAAACGTCTGATGGCTGTGCTGCCAGCCAATTACAAAATCAGCCTGAGCAGCCTCAGTGACGCTCTGAAACGGCGTTTTCACCTGATGAAAGAACGCCAGGTATATCGGTTGTTTTCTGACTGCAGCCCAGGGGCAGTGCCGCCCATTGCCGATGCGTATCACCTGGATACGGTCTACGACGACCTACTGCTAAACCAGCCCCATGTATACATAGAATCAGGTGACCATCGTCACCTGTTAAAGCTCGCACAGGCCGATTTTCGCCAGTTGATGGAAAACGCCAAACATCTGCGTTTTAGCCACGAAACGATGCATTGA
- a CDS encoding DUF6482 family protein: protein MLRSELKNELDQNHMDAVILSYADSNHYLAGGLDALGNYHLLTDRQGKTMTYNSLREAELVLAELGATQATFDMETAYDEMIGNVSDGHCRFVMPLNKETL from the coding sequence ATGTTACGTTCCGAACTAAAAAACGAGCTTGATCAGAACCATATGGATGCCGTGATCCTCAGCTATGCCGACTCTAACCATTATCTTGCCGGTGGACTGGATGCGCTGGGCAACTATCATTTACTGACTGATCGTCAGGGCAAGACCATGACCTACAACTCCCTGCGCGAAGCCGAACTGGTGCTGGCTGAATTGGGTGCTACGCAGGCAACGTTTGATATGGAAACGGCCTACGATGAAATGATCGGCAATGTCAGCGACGGCCATTGCCGATTTGTGATGCCCCTAAACAAAGAAACACTCTAG
- a CDS encoding LysM peptidoglycan-binding domain-containing protein, with protein sequence MSVRIFLLLLTLILLSGCQSTRSEHAPEEHLTGHTTPVAHIEPDRPLPALPTPHTSDDVWQRIRMQLSFASSTHPRVLKRVNWYLQHPKYMHTISDRARPYLYYLVNEVERRGLPIELALMPLIESDFNAQAYSEKHASGLWQLTPLIAKHYGVTINPWFDGRQDLLQSTQAALDFLVYLHKRFDGNWYHAIAAYNTGEGRVATAIARNRKAGKPTDFFSLSLPKQTRHYVPKLLAAAALLKQQRMHFPAIDNQPAFTQLALEKAVILPDQHDWAELEVLNPGFRRFPVLLNGPGHVLVPTARAQEWQLAATEFQALPDSRWRQVVVRRGDSLSRIAGQHNVSVSELRQFNQLDSDMIRIGQTLLLPSREEKLDYVVKRGDSLWRIAKQFGVSVKDLKRWNQRDNNRLRLGETLAIHLSAP encoded by the coding sequence ATGTCAGTCAGAATTTTTCTCCTGCTGTTAACCCTGATATTACTCAGCGGTTGTCAATCTACCCGCTCAGAGCACGCCCCGGAAGAACACCTGACCGGTCACACTACACCCGTGGCCCACATTGAACCTGACCGGCCTTTGCCTGCACTGCCAACGCCCCATACCAGCGATGACGTCTGGCAGCGTATTCGCATGCAACTCAGCTTTGCCAGCTCGACCCACCCCAGAGTGCTGAAGCGGGTTAACTGGTATCTGCAACACCCCAAGTATATGCATACCATCAGCGATCGCGCCCGGCCGTACTTATATTATCTGGTGAATGAAGTTGAACGTCGCGGCCTACCCATTGAACTGGCCCTGATGCCGCTGATAGAAAGCGACTTTAACGCCCAGGCCTACTCAGAAAAACATGCCTCCGGGCTATGGCAATTGACACCTTTGATTGCAAAACACTATGGCGTGACCATAAACCCCTGGTTTGACGGACGACAAGATCTGCTCCAGTCGACCCAGGCGGCGCTCGATTTTCTGGTGTACCTGCACAAACGCTTTGACGGAAACTGGTATCATGCCATTGCAGCCTACAATACCGGTGAAGGACGGGTCGCCACCGCCATCGCCCGCAACCGCAAGGCAGGTAAACCCACAGACTTTTTCTCGCTGAGCCTGCCAAAGCAAACCCGACATTATGTGCCTAAACTACTGGCCGCGGCCGCTTTGCTAAAACAGCAGCGTATGCACTTTCCGGCCATCGACAATCAGCCCGCCTTTACCCAACTGGCTCTGGAAAAAGCCGTGATCCTGCCCGACCAACACGACTGGGCAGAACTAGAAGTCCTCAACCCCGGTTTTCGACGCTTTCCGGTGCTGCTTAACGGACCAGGTCATGTGCTGGTGCCCACGGCTCGGGCGCAAGAGTGGCAACTGGCCGCCACTGAGTTTCAGGCACTGCCAGATTCACGCTGGCGGCAAGTGGTGGTTCGCCGGGGCGACAGCCTGAGCCGGATTGCCGGGCAACATAATGTGTCAGTCAGTGAGCTGCGCCAGTTTAATCAGCTCGATAGCGATATGATCCGCATTGGTCAGACGTTACTGTTACCGTCACGCGAAGAAAAACTGGACTATGTAGTCAAACGCGGCGACAGTTTGTGGCGCATCGCAAAGCAATTTGGCGTATCGGTCAAGGACCTGAAGCGCTGGAACCAGCGTGACAATAACCGCCTGCGGCTGGGAGAAACACTGGCCATTCATCTCTCAGCGCCCTAA
- a CDS encoding glycoside hydrolase family protein: MLKRLLSKHRTSSPAVRHICHFEGVIDHLYLDTRSNPTIGVGFHVTCQDAFTRLSLRDKRTNKPASRAQKQQEYNTLKRLPAGKTARWYAQHCTLHLPHSESMRLLEQQIAAFEHELARLINPQNGYIRAYQQLPNSVQLALLDLAYNLGTPNLSSRWPKLLAALKREDWRQAADECARKHVSKARNQATRQLFIQAASGDNLIARLFRRLWSKLCRS, encoded by the coding sequence TTGTTAAAACGACTTTTATCTAAACATCGTACGTCATCACCTGCCGTGAGGCACATTTGCCACTTTGAAGGCGTGATCGACCACTTATATTTAGATACCCGGAGTAATCCCACCATAGGTGTGGGCTTTCATGTGACCTGCCAGGATGCCTTTACCCGGCTAAGCTTACGGGACAAACGCACCAACAAACCCGCCAGTCGAGCGCAAAAACAGCAAGAATACAACACATTAAAACGCCTGCCCGCAGGGAAAACAGCCCGATGGTATGCGCAACACTGTACTTTGCACCTGCCACACAGTGAGAGTATGCGCCTGCTTGAGCAACAGATCGCTGCTTTTGAACACGAACTGGCGCGCCTGATTAATCCCCAAAATGGTTATATCCGCGCCTATCAGCAACTCCCAAACAGTGTTCAGCTTGCTTTACTGGACCTGGCATATAACCTGGGCACACCCAACCTCAGCAGCCGCTGGCCCAAACTCTTGGCCGCCTTGAAACGAGAAGACTGGCGACAGGCCGCGGATGAATGCGCACGTAAACACGTGAGTAAAGCGCGTAACCAGGCCACCCGGCAGTTGTTTATACAAGCTGCTAGCGGCGATAACCTGATAGCCAGGCTGTTCCGCCGGCTGTGGAGCAAGCTGTGCCGCTCGTGA
- a CDS encoding AraC family transcriptional regulator, producing the protein MPLVTLADLFFRFNAIGLLLALMLFNWPRLNQAERCLSTALALCLSLFLLLTQPLPEWRFNPLRNLFLAGTELLPLMLCASAWYLINQRVPCSLNKSWGRWLLGGSLLASSSVFLLYGSDTHWHTVMHLLSALAMCATLYYCLANFNDDLVNHRRHLRLILATFALLHCLLLVGFELSASLIRRDPLFLLANAILVFCLLLLVTCLSRPSRTSRQVHAQADTQPVPVKWQSTYQALNTLLEQGIYREPELTIGTLAERLAIPPHQLRVLINQQLGFNNFSQFVNQHRLTYAAKQLRDVTQARTAILSIAYEAGFNSIGPFNRAFKQFYQLTPGEYRKQALNQPQISEKTL; encoded by the coding sequence GTGCCGCTCGTGACGCTGGCCGATCTGTTTTTTCGTTTTAATGCCATCGGATTGCTGCTTGCCCTGATGTTGTTTAACTGGCCCAGATTGAACCAGGCTGAGCGCTGCCTCAGCACGGCACTGGCACTCTGCCTGAGCCTGTTTTTACTCCTCACTCAGCCACTGCCCGAATGGCGCTTTAATCCGCTGCGTAACCTGTTTCTCGCGGGGACCGAACTATTGCCACTGATGCTCTGTGCATCGGCCTGGTACCTGATCAACCAACGCGTTCCATGTTCGCTGAACAAATCCTGGGGGCGCTGGTTGCTTGGCGGATCCCTGCTGGCCAGTAGCAGCGTCTTCCTGCTCTACGGCAGCGATACCCATTGGCATACGGTGATGCATTTGCTCAGTGCGCTGGCGATGTGTGCCACTTTGTATTATTGCCTGGCCAATTTTAATGATGATCTGGTCAATCACCGCCGTCACCTGAGGTTAATTTTAGCGACCTTTGCCCTGCTACACTGCTTGTTGCTGGTCGGGTTTGAGCTCAGCGCCAGCCTGATCCGGCGCGACCCGCTCTTCCTGCTGGCGAATGCTATCCTGGTGTTTTGTTTATTGCTGTTGGTGACCTGTCTGTCACGTCCGTCACGCACATCTCGCCAGGTACATGCACAGGCTGACACCCAGCCAGTCCCGGTAAAATGGCAAAGTACCTATCAGGCGCTGAATACCTTGCTTGAACAGGGCATCTATCGTGAGCCAGAACTGACCATAGGGACCCTTGCCGAGCGCCTGGCGATCCCGCCTCACCAGTTGCGTGTGCTTATCAATCAACAACTTGGCTTCAACAACTTCTCACAGTTTGTTAATCAGCATCGCCTGACGTATGCCGCTAAACAACTGCGAGATGTGACACAGGCCCGCACAGCCATCCTGAGCATCGCCTACGAGGCTGGGTTCAATTCGATTGGCCCGTTTAATCGCGCTTTCAAGCAGTTTTATCAGCTCACCCCGGGGGAATACCGCAAGCAAGCCCTTAATCAGCCGCAGATAAGTGAAAAGACTCTATAG
- the thpR gene encoding RNA 2',3'-cyclic phosphodiesterase: protein MTKRLFFGIEVDEPGQAQIAAWLRTQVSASKAPTKQENWHLTLAFLGQVEAQHDAELVAFAHQLQVPEFTLTFAHTGYWSGNGIFYLRPEPVPSQLRALAEPLRALGTELGLHRDRLPFSPHITLFRGHKTEPVVHAPMTPLILSVTQFHLYHSYRCDTRGLIYQPIESFHLSAAD, encoded by the coding sequence ATGACAAAACGCCTGTTTTTTGGCATTGAAGTAGATGAGCCCGGTCAGGCGCAGATTGCTGCCTGGCTGCGGACACAAGTGAGTGCCAGCAAAGCCCCAACTAAGCAGGAAAACTGGCACCTGACCCTGGCTTTCTTAGGCCAGGTTGAGGCGCAGCATGACGCAGAGTTGGTGGCGTTTGCCCATCAATTGCAGGTCCCTGAATTTACCCTCACCTTTGCCCATACGGGTTACTGGTCGGGCAATGGGATTTTCTATTTACGCCCCGAGCCGGTGCCATCACAGTTACGTGCGCTGGCTGAGCCGCTACGGGCTTTAGGTACTGAGCTGGGGCTACATCGCGATCGCTTGCCTTTCTCGCCGCACATTACCTTATTTCGCGGTCACAAAACTGAGCCTGTGGTGCATGCGCCAATGACCCCGTTGATATTGTCGGTTACGCAGTTTCATCTTTATCATTCATATCGTTGTGATACCCGGGGGCTGATCTATCAGCCTATAGAGTCTTTTCACTTATCTGCGGCTGATTAA
- a CDS encoding helix-turn-helix domain-containing protein: MTLGQYIKQLRQQQALSQPQLATQMTVEQSYLSKLENDHSIPSNDVFRKLLAALQLDLDSFMAGLTEQGDRQNLTQIPDIEAWYQNLDKHRLARRRSWLITALVCISLGCALFYSGYRTIFLPEHQYEYFSHGELREGEPLDLYTRWSRYVSETEIASREDFDAMRLMYQKRQAPELFFSFEYRGSAFVQPVENGRRYFELKADQERSVPRAGNAWMQFIGMVLFVAGLLGLFIERRYARAQ; this comes from the coding sequence ATGACACTCGGACAATACATCAAACAATTAAGACAACAGCAAGCATTGAGTCAGCCACAACTGGCAACGCAAATGACGGTCGAGCAGAGTTATTTATCGAAACTGGAGAACGACCACTCCATACCGTCTAATGACGTGTTCAGAAAACTGCTGGCAGCACTTCAACTGGATCTGGACAGCTTTATGGCGGGGCTGACTGAGCAAGGAGACAGACAGAATCTCACGCAGATCCCGGATATTGAGGCCTGGTATCAGAATCTGGATAAGCACCGGCTGGCGCGCAGACGCAGTTGGCTGATAACGGCACTGGTGTGTATTTCATTGGGCTGTGCGCTGTTTTACAGTGGCTATCGGACGATTTTTCTGCCGGAGCATCAGTACGAGTACTTTTCTCATGGTGAACTGCGCGAGGGAGAGCCGCTGGATCTTTATACCCGCTGGTCGCGCTATGTCAGTGAAACTGAAATAGCAAGTCGGGAAGACTTTGACGCAATGCGGTTAATGTACCAAAAACGTCAGGCACCAGAATTGTTTTTCAGTTTTGAGTATCGCGGCAGTGCCTTTGTACAACCGGTAGAAAATGGACGCCGCTACTTTGAACTAAAGGCAGATCAAGAGCGCAGCGTGCCGCGTGCGGGCAATGCCTGGATGCAGTTTATCGGCATGGTGTTGTTCGTTGCCGGCCTGCTTGGCCTGTTTATTGAGCGACGCTATGCCCGCGCACAGTAA